One part of the Muntiacus reevesi chromosome 18, mMunRee1.1, whole genome shotgun sequence genome encodes these proteins:
- the C18H17orf100 gene encoding uncharacterized protein C17orf100 homolog: MASPFRGKPSPARAESIHSEETATVSVETSSLRVETSYRHVRTSSRQVETTQRRSEEPSVSPSGKRLPRVLEVSSQHVETRSQLTETASCHVRASSLRVETSVHRVESPPRREKPSARQNVQKAR, from the coding sequence ATGGCCTCACCCTTTCGGGGAAAGCCCTCTCCGGCCCGGGCGGAATCTATCCACTCCGAGGAGACGGCGACGGTCAGCGTGGAGACCTCGTCCCTCCGCGTGGAGACATCCTACCGTCACGTGCGGACATCTTCCCGGCAGGTGGAGACCACCCAGCGCCGCAGCGAGGAACCCTCCGTCTCCCCCTCTGGGAAGCGACTCCCTCGAGTCCTCGAGGTGTCCTCCCAGCACGTGGAAACCCGCTCGCAGCTCACGGAGACGGCTTCCTGCCACGTCAGGGCCTCGTCCCTGCGGGTGGAGACGTCTGTGCACCGCGTGGAGAGCCCGCCGAGGCGGGAGAAGCCGTCCGCCCGCCAGAACGTCCAAAAGGCCCGATGA